One segment of Gasterosteus aculeatus chromosome 3, fGasAcu3.hap1.1, whole genome shotgun sequence DNA contains the following:
- the LOC144405451 gene encoding uncharacterized protein LOC144405451, giving the protein MKGKGNERASGTSDAQDNGKKRGAESGLDNGEDEQDTEEEAHREMTCRPKKKSTGRPIGRPKRHEAGDLAEGRRSNSKSGTRQAQKLKRTRCRDEERESKPTDSGTSCDSAAGEEEEEEEEEEESSKEAMKKKSSKGRPNTSEIDFDFDKRKKKRYGRQSCGKRAVKRRKRGLRINSVN; this is encoded by the coding sequence ATGAAGGGAAAGGGAAACGAAAGGGCAAGTGGCACCAGTGACGCTCAGGACAACGGAAAGAAAAGAGGTGCAGAATCAGGGCTCGACAACGGGGAGGACGAGCAAGATACGGAAGAGGAGGCGCACAGGGAGATGACCTGTAGAcctaaaaagaaaagcacagggAGACCCATCGGAAGGCCTAAGCGCCATGAAGCGGGCGACTTGGCGGAAGGCCGGAGGTCAAACTCCAAGTCCGGAACACGTCAGGCGCAGAAGTTGAAGAGAACGCGATGCAGAGACGAGGAAAGGGAGTCCAAGCCAACTGACAGTGGCACGTCTTGTGATTCggcagcgggggaggaggaggaggaggaggaggaggaggaagagagcagcAAGGAGGCGATGAAGAAGAAGTCTTCAAAGGGGCGACCAAACACATCTGAGATTGACTTTGATtttgacaaaagaaagaaaaagaggtaCGGCAGGCAGAGCTGTGGTAAAAGGGCAGTGAAACGGAGAAAAAGAGGacttagaataaactcagtgaaTTAA